GTCGAAGTCGAGGTACGTGTAAGCCGGTGCTTCCGGCTGCTGCCGGGCCCATTCACGTAGAACTGCGGCAATCGATGCGTCGGTTACTGCCATCGGGACCACCACCCCTTAGATCTAGAGCCCCGGACACCAACTAGACGGGCGCTTGTGATGCAGGAGATTAACAGGGGCCTCGCGCATCTCGGACCAAAAACCCAAGAACTTAATGCCTGCGCCAAACATAAGACCCGCTCCGGCCAGCGTCATTGCTGGGACCATAGGTTTGCTATACGCGCCGCTTCCGGAGATGTCCACTCGCCGGGCACAGCGGCTCCACCTTACCGGACGGTCAGTTCGATCGCCCAATTATTAATAAAGAAAAGACTTGCCGCCCCTTTTGCGTGGTGGCGGGGGTGTAGGTCGTTCTGACGCGGCGCGGGCCGGCCACCTGCGGTCGGGATGGGCCCGTGTGACCCCTGTGCCGAGCGTGAAACCTCCGCCAACGAGGGGGTTTGCTGGGTTTCGCCACGCCGACGCGCTGATGTGGCGTTATTCACTTTTTCTCAGAATCCCCAGTTGAACGCGGTCGGTGGCCAAGCGCGGTACCCCGAACCGGTACGGGGCAGCCGAGCCGTCCAAGTTATCGGTCGTTATATCCAAGTTATTGGCGATAAACTATTGTTTGGGAACAATGCACGAAAGCTTTTCGATTGACGATTGCGTCAGCTTTTTATTGCCGACAATCGCCATTTTTTACAGCGGCTCAACCTCTACAAGAGGACAAGATCTTCGGCTCGATCTCGCTTACCAACTCAGCGATGTGGTCGGTCAGATAAAAATGATGTCCGGGAAAAGCTTTCATAGTGAACTCAGAAGATGTGCGATCCACCCACGGCTGCACCTTCTCCGGGGTTGCCACTTCGTCGTCGGAGCCCAGGAACGCCGAGATTGGGCAGGACAACTTCTCACCCGGCGGACAGTCGTATTTAGAGATCGCCTTGAGGCCACGCAGCGTCGGCAAGATGCTCGCCGCGAACTCTTCGTTCTCGAGGAACTCGGGATTGACACCCGTCATCTCACTCACCGCGTCCAGCAGGCCGCGGTCCGACTCGGGGATGTGTTCGTAGCCGACGTGGCCGGGCGCCGCGACGGCCGAGACGAACAGTGCGGCAATCGGACTGCCCGCCTGCTCGAACCGGCGGGCCACCTCGAACGCCAGCAGGCCGCCCATGCTGTGGCCGAAGAAGGCGTACTTCTCCTCCGGGTCCTGCGGGGGCTTGATCATCTGGCAAACCTTGTCGGCCAGATCGCCGATCGTGGTGAACGACCCGAGGTCGTGATTACCGCCGCGTCCCGGATACCGAACGGCGACGCGTTTGATATCGCTGGCAAAGGCTTTGGCGAAGGGAACGTAAAACTCGGCCGATCCCCCGGCGTGCGGAAAGATGAAAAGCTTTGGTGGCTGCCCAGTCACGCGGCAACGATACAGTCCCCACGATGTGTGGCCGGGAAGGGCGCGGCGGGGCCGGCCCGAACCACTCGGACTTAACGGCGTTCAGTTAATCAATTGAAAACCTGTGAAAAAGCCAAGAAATAACTGAGCCTTTTTCGAGAGATGCGGTTTCGCGATTCATCTATCGCGGATCGCAAAAAAGCCTTACGATTTCCCCGCCACCACGTGTGGCAATCGCTCTAGGGGAGGTCTATCCAAACGCTCAGGTTCGAGTACTGTCCGCAGGCAGTGCGTGCCGGGGTCGTGGGAAAGGGTTAGAAGATGTTCGTTACTACTCAACCAGACGTGTTGCAGGGGGCTGCAGGCACGCTGTCCGGTATCGGGGACGCGATGGTTGCGCGCAACTCCGCCGCGGCCGCGCCGACGACAAGCCTGGCGCCGGCGGCGTCGGACCTGGTGTCCGCGATGACG
The sequence above is a segment of the Candidatus Mycobacterium wuenschmannii genome. Coding sequences within it:
- a CDS encoding thioesterase II family protein — protein: MTGQPPKLFIFPHAGGSAEFYVPFAKAFASDIKRVAVRYPGRGGNHDLGSFTTIGDLADKVCQMIKPPQDPEEKYAFFGHSMGGLLAFEVARRFEQAGSPIAALFVSAVAAPGHVGYEHIPESDRGLLDAVSEMTGVNPEFLENEEFAASILPTLRGLKAISKYDCPPGEKLSCPISAFLGSDDEVATPEKVQPWVDRTSSEFTMKAFPGHHFYLTDHIAELVSEIEPKILSSCRG
- a CDS encoding PE family protein; the protein is MFVTTQPDVLQGAAGTLSGIGDAMVARNSAAAAPTTSLAPAASDLVSAMTAAQFGQHGALYQQIAAQAAEVHEALVQALRSGAGAYALTEAANAATAG